The proteins below come from a single Xenopus tropicalis strain Nigerian chromosome 9, UCB_Xtro_10.0, whole genome shotgun sequence genomic window:
- the sun1 gene encoding SUN domain-containing protein 1 isoform X10: protein MDYSHLHTYAPPQCLPDNTGYTYALSSSYSSEALDFETIHKLAPVFDSPRMSRRSLRLKTSMGNYADESLNDSTLSHRSVRQQHNSSRQSSSSHQSASRKSVTNTSFQSQSSFNSQIADTSVLSSVLDASVIREQTEVSSIWGLDDEELIKDGNTTVIQSNGDFNSAETQTTMVNGYTCSDCSIVSQRNDALTALSASYSSSGKVHATSGTHTACGMLHTGSTITNAASGNVHAGSANAHTPSSSMHTSSTRVYSRDRSQKNKSSRAASSLLWWLGTGWYQLATLVSLLNVFILTRCLSKLSKLLLLLLPLLILLGLYLWGSDYILLPAFGGLRIFSSDVLEETAHSLEPSPESTTISSPGTKEEGLPYDTDRIRELEKQFGLMGRKHNGHMEDYKKLNVLVLKIQEQVQQMNDESHLSSIITNMFEQHFAKHTVEKKEPSVDASSSTASNHEARIVHLEALFAKLSQAIEEDRKLAESRTSRGEIHDESLLRRRIESLEEEFETYKAAFTNRQTAQTSCDLPDCLLQKVDARVKESIHMMFASQENIPESLLQWLSANYVNKGDFNSRLQELELKILQNITHHVILTKQVPSAKVVETAITGAIDGISKQETQAMINNALRLYSQDRTGMADFALESGGGSILGTRCSETYGTKTALMSLFGIPLWYFSQSPRVVIQPDMYPGNCWAFKGTQGYLVVRLSRMIYPTAFSIEHIPKSLSPLGNITSAPKDFAVYGLDDEYQEDGQVLIRAVYDQEGEPLQIFHIMEEYKKPFQIVELRIFSNWGHQDFTCLYRFRAHGTPVQ, encoded by the exons ATGGATTATTCCCATCTTCATACCTATGCTCCCCCTCAGTGTCTGCCAGATAACACTGGGTATACCTATGCTCTCAG CTCAAGCTATTCATCAGAAGCCCTCGATTTTGAGACTATTCATAAATTGGCTCCGGTCTTTGATTCTCCAAGAATGTCACGGCGCAGTCTTCGTTTAAAGACCAGCATGGGAAACTATGCTGATGAGAGTCTTAATGACAGCACGCTCTCTCACAG ATCTGTAAGGCAGCAGCATAACAGCAGCAGGCAGTCATCATCCAGCCATCAGTCTGCATCAAGGAAATCAGTGACAAATACCTCCTTCCAGAGCCAAAGCAGCTTTAACTCGCAGATCGCTGACACCTCGGTGCTGTCCAGTGTTTTAGATGCATCTGTAATTCGGGAACAGACTGAAGTGAGTTCCATATGGG gTCTTGATGACGAAGAATTGATAAAGG ATGGCAACACTACAGTGATTCAGTCCAATGGAGACTTTAATTCAGCTGAAACACAGACAACAATGGTTAATGGTTATACATGCAGTGACTGCAGCATTGTCTCTCAGAGAAATGATGCCTTGACGGCCCTATCTGCATCTTATTCCTCATCTGGAAAGGTTCATGCAACTTCTGGAACACACACAGCCTGTGGAATGTTACACACAGGCTCTACAATCACAAATGCAGCTTCTGGAAATGTGCATGCAGGCTCTGCAAATGCGCACACTCCATCATCAAGCATGCACACATCATCCACACGAGTGTACTCCAGAGATCGGAGCCAGAAAAATAAATCGA GTAGAGCAGCCTCCAGCTTACTTTGGTGGCTGGGAACTGGATGGTATCAACTTGCCACTTTGGTCTCTTTGTTAAATGTTTTTATCCTTACCAG ATGCCTTTCAAAACTGTCTAAATTGTTACTTCTGCTTTTGCCCTTGCTCATTTTGCTTG GTCTTTACTTATGGGGTTCAGATTACATTCTGCTTCCTGCATTCGGCGGTTTAAGAATATTTTCATCCGATGTGCTTGAAGAAACCGCTCACAGCCTCGAGCCTTCTCCAGAAAGCACTACTATATCTAGCCCAGGCACCAAG GAGGAGGGCTTGCCGTATGATACTGACCGAATAAGAGAGCTGGAAAAGCAGTTTGGATTAATGGGTCGTAAGCACAATGGTCACATGGAAGACtacaaaaaattaaatgttttggtCCTGAAAATTCAAGAGCAGGTCCAACAGATGAACGATGAAAGCCATTTGTCATCGATTATTACAAACATGTTTGAGCAGCATTTTGCTAAACACACGGTTGAAAAGAAGGAACCCTCAgtg GATGCGTCCTCTAGCACCGCCAGCAACCATGAAGCCCGTATTGTTCATTTGGAGGCACTCTTTGCAAAGCTATCACAG GCGATTGAGGAAGATAGAAAATTAGCAGAGTCAAGAACCAG CCGTGGCGAAATTCATGATGAAAGTCTCCTCCGAAGACGTATTGAGAGTCTAGAAGAAGAGTTTGAAACCTACAAAGCTGCTTTTACAAACCGACAGACGGCGCAGACAAGCTGCGACCTACCAGACTGCCTTCTGCAAAAG GTGGATGCAAGAGTTAAAGAGTCCATCCATATGATGTTTGCCAGCCAGGAAAATATTCCAGAATCCTTACTGCAATGGCTATCTGCAAATTATGTGAATAAAGGAGATTTCAATAGCAGGCTGCAGGAATTAGAGCTGAAAATTCTCCAAAACATTACACACCATGTCATCCTAACAAAGCAGGTCCCTTCTGCAAAAGTGGTGGAAACTGCCATCACTGGGGCAATAGATGGCATTTCTAAACAG GAAACTCAGGCAATGATAAATAATGCTCTGAGACTCTACTCCCAAGATCGCACTGGCATGGCCGATTTTGCTTTGGAATCTGGAG GTGGCAGTATCCTTGGTACACGTTGTTCTGAGACCTATGGGACAAAAACAGCTTTAatgagcttgtttggaattcctTTGTGGTATTTTTCACAGTCCCCTAGAGTGGTTATACAG CCGGATATGTACCCAGGAAACTGTTGGGCTTTTAAGGGAACCCAAGGATACCTTGTTGTTCGCCTATCAAGGATGATTTACCCAACTGCCTTTTCTATTGAGCACATACCAAAGTCCCTCTCACCATTAGGAAACATAACAAGCGCACCTAAAGACTTTGCAGTTTAT GGCCTAGATGATGAGTACCAGGAAGATGGGCAAGTTTTAATTCGTGCTGTGTATGATCAAGAAGGGGAACCCCTGCAAATATTCCACATAATG GAAGAATATAAAAAACCTTTCCAGATTGTGGAGCTGCGAATCTTCTCTAATTGGGGCCACCAAGACTTTACCTGTCTGTATCGCTTTAGGGCACATGGAACACCTGTACAATAA
- the sun1 gene encoding SUN domain-containing protein 1 isoform X8, with amino-acid sequence MDYSHLHTYAPPQCLPDNTGYTYALSSSYSSEALDFETIHKLAPVFDSPRMSRRSLRLKTSMGNYADESLNDSTLSHRSVRQQHNSSRQSSSSHQSASRKSVTNTSFQSQSSFNSQIADTSVLSSVLDASVIREQTEVSSIWGLDDEELIKDGNTTVIQSNGDFNSAETQTTMVNGYTCSDCSIVSQRNDALTALSASYSSSGKVHATSGTHTACGMLHTGSTITNAASGNVHAGSANAHTPSSSMHTSSTRVYSRDRSQKNKSREIPFYMHKAMLLFKNTASSLATVVVRLLHMVMLKLGCDLKAHLNYCGSVNVRDFLKEDGLLRINGKSLCRAASSLLWWLGTGWYQLATLVSLLNVFILTRCLSKLSKLLLLLLPLLILLGLYLWGSDYILLPAFGGLRIFSSDVLEETAHSLEPSPESTTISSPGTKEEGLPYDTDRIRELEKQFGLMGRKHNGHMEDYKKLNVLVLKIQEQVQQMNDESHLSSIITNMFEQHFAKHTVEKKEPSVDASSSTASNHEARIVHLEALFAKLSQAIEEDRKLAESRTSRGEIHDESLLRRRIESLEEEFETYKAAFTNRQTAQTSCDLPDCLLQKVDARVKESIHMMFASQENIPESLLQWLSANYVNKGDFNSRLQELELKILQNITHHVILTKQVPSAKVVETAITGAIDGISKQETQAMINNALRLYSQDRTGMADFALESGGGSILGTRCSETYGTKTALMSLFGIPLWYFSQSPRVVIQPDMYPGNCWAFKGTQGYLVVRLSRMIYPTAFSIEHIPKSLSPLGNITSAPKDFAVYGLDDEYQEDGQVLIRAVYDQEGEPLQIFHIMEEYKKPFQIVELRIFSNWGHQDFTCLYRFRAHGTPVQ; translated from the exons ATGGATTATTCCCATCTTCATACCTATGCTCCCCCTCAGTGTCTGCCAGATAACACTGGGTATACCTATGCTCTCAG CTCAAGCTATTCATCAGAAGCCCTCGATTTTGAGACTATTCATAAATTGGCTCCGGTCTTTGATTCTCCAAGAATGTCACGGCGCAGTCTTCGTTTAAAGACCAGCATGGGAAACTATGCTGATGAGAGTCTTAATGACAGCACGCTCTCTCACAG ATCTGTAAGGCAGCAGCATAACAGCAGCAGGCAGTCATCATCCAGCCATCAGTCTGCATCAAGGAAATCAGTGACAAATACCTCCTTCCAGAGCCAAAGCAGCTTTAACTCGCAGATCGCTGACACCTCGGTGCTGTCCAGTGTTTTAGATGCATCTGTAATTCGGGAACAGACTGAAGTGAGTTCCATATGGG gTCTTGATGACGAAGAATTGATAAAGG ATGGCAACACTACAGTGATTCAGTCCAATGGAGACTTTAATTCAGCTGAAACACAGACAACAATGGTTAATGGTTATACATGCAGTGACTGCAGCATTGTCTCTCAGAGAAATGATGCCTTGACGGCCCTATCTGCATCTTATTCCTCATCTGGAAAGGTTCATGCAACTTCTGGAACACACACAGCCTGTGGAATGTTACACACAGGCTCTACAATCACAAATGCAGCTTCTGGAAATGTGCATGCAGGCTCTGCAAATGCGCACACTCCATCATCAAGCATGCACACATCATCCACACGAGTGTACTCCAGAGATCGGAGCCAGAAAAATAAATCGA GAGAAATTCCTTTTTACATGCATAAGGCCATGCTGCTGTTTAAAAATACCGCATCATCTCTAGCAACTGTGGTTGTGCGCCTGTTACATATGGTTATGCTGAAGCTTGGTTGTGACCTCAAAG CTCATTTGAATTACTGTGGAAGTGTGAATGTAAGAGACTTTCTAAAAGAGGACGGACTTCTCCGTATAAATGGAAAATCCCTGT GTAGAGCAGCCTCCAGCTTACTTTGGTGGCTGGGAACTGGATGGTATCAACTTGCCACTTTGGTCTCTTTGTTAAATGTTTTTATCCTTACCAG ATGCCTTTCAAAACTGTCTAAATTGTTACTTCTGCTTTTGCCCTTGCTCATTTTGCTTG GTCTTTACTTATGGGGTTCAGATTACATTCTGCTTCCTGCATTCGGCGGTTTAAGAATATTTTCATCCGATGTGCTTGAAGAAACCGCTCACAGCCTCGAGCCTTCTCCAGAAAGCACTACTATATCTAGCCCAGGCACCAAG GAGGAGGGCTTGCCGTATGATACTGACCGAATAAGAGAGCTGGAAAAGCAGTTTGGATTAATGGGTCGTAAGCACAATGGTCACATGGAAGACtacaaaaaattaaatgttttggtCCTGAAAATTCAAGAGCAGGTCCAACAGATGAACGATGAAAGCCATTTGTCATCGATTATTACAAACATGTTTGAGCAGCATTTTGCTAAACACACGGTTGAAAAGAAGGAACCCTCAgtg GATGCGTCCTCTAGCACCGCCAGCAACCATGAAGCCCGTATTGTTCATTTGGAGGCACTCTTTGCAAAGCTATCACAG GCGATTGAGGAAGATAGAAAATTAGCAGAGTCAAGAACCAG CCGTGGCGAAATTCATGATGAAAGTCTCCTCCGAAGACGTATTGAGAGTCTAGAAGAAGAGTTTGAAACCTACAAAGCTGCTTTTACAAACCGACAGACGGCGCAGACAAGCTGCGACCTACCAGACTGCCTTCTGCAAAAG GTGGATGCAAGAGTTAAAGAGTCCATCCATATGATGTTTGCCAGCCAGGAAAATATTCCAGAATCCTTACTGCAATGGCTATCTGCAAATTATGTGAATAAAGGAGATTTCAATAGCAGGCTGCAGGAATTAGAGCTGAAAATTCTCCAAAACATTACACACCATGTCATCCTAACAAAGCAGGTCCCTTCTGCAAAAGTGGTGGAAACTGCCATCACTGGGGCAATAGATGGCATTTCTAAACAG GAAACTCAGGCAATGATAAATAATGCTCTGAGACTCTACTCCCAAGATCGCACTGGCATGGCCGATTTTGCTTTGGAATCTGGAG GTGGCAGTATCCTTGGTACACGTTGTTCTGAGACCTATGGGACAAAAACAGCTTTAatgagcttgtttggaattcctTTGTGGTATTTTTCACAGTCCCCTAGAGTGGTTATACAG CCGGATATGTACCCAGGAAACTGTTGGGCTTTTAAGGGAACCCAAGGATACCTTGTTGTTCGCCTATCAAGGATGATTTACCCAACTGCCTTTTCTATTGAGCACATACCAAAGTCCCTCTCACCATTAGGAAACATAACAAGCGCACCTAAAGACTTTGCAGTTTAT GGCCTAGATGATGAGTACCAGGAAGATGGGCAAGTTTTAATTCGTGCTGTGTATGATCAAGAAGGGGAACCCCTGCAAATATTCCACATAATG GAAGAATATAAAAAACCTTTCCAGATTGTGGAGCTGCGAATCTTCTCTAATTGGGGCCACCAAGACTTTACCTGTCTGTATCGCTTTAGGGCACATGGAACACCTGTACAATAA
- the sun1 gene encoding SUN domain-containing protein 1 isoform X3 — protein sequence MDYSHLHTYAPPQCLPDNTGYTYALSSSYSSEALDFETIHKLAPVFDSPRMSRRSLRLKTSMGNYADESLNDSTLSHRSVRQQHNSSRQSSSSHQSASRKSVTNTSFQSQSSFNSQIADTSVLSSVLDASVIREQTEVSSIWGLDDEELIKDGNTTVIQSNGDFNSAETQTTMVNGYTCSDCSIVSQRNDALTALSASYSSSGKVHATSGTHTACGMLHTGSTITNAASGNVHAGSANAHTPSSSMHTSSTRVYSRDRSQKNKSREIPFYMHKAMLLFKNTASSLATVVVRLLHMVMLKLGCDLKAHLNYCGSVNVRDFLKEDGLLRINGKSLCDDYNGTKHHEMRTTIHTQSSWARGVTGTLWHTLYYTGRAASSLLWWLGTGWYQLATLVSLLNVFILTRCLSKLSKLLLLLLPLLILLGLYLWGSDYILLPAFGGLRIFSSDVLEETAHSLEPSPESTTISSPGTKEEGLPYDTDRIRELEKQFGLMGRKHNGHMEDYKKLNVLVLKIQEQVQQMNDESHLSSIITNMFEQHFAKHTVEKKEPSVDASSSTASNHEARIVHLEALFAKLSQAIEEDRKLAESRTSRGEIHDESLLRRRIESLEEEFETYKAAFTNRQTAQTSCDLPDCLLQKVDARVKESIHMMFASQENIPESLLQWLSANYVNKGDFNSRLQELELKILQNITHHVILTKQVPSAKVVETAITGAIDGISKQETQAMINNALRLYSQDRTGMADFALESGGGSILGTRCSETYGTKTALMSLFGIPLWYFSQSPRVVIQPDMYPGNCWAFKGTQGYLVVRLSRMIYPTAFSIEHIPKSLSPLGNITSAPKDFAVYGLDDEYQEDGQVLIRAVYDQEGEPLQIFHIMEEYKKPFQIVELRIFSNWGHQDFTCLYRFRAHGTPVQ from the exons ATGGATTATTCCCATCTTCATACCTATGCTCCCCCTCAGTGTCTGCCAGATAACACTGGGTATACCTATGCTCTCAG CTCAAGCTATTCATCAGAAGCCCTCGATTTTGAGACTATTCATAAATTGGCTCCGGTCTTTGATTCTCCAAGAATGTCACGGCGCAGTCTTCGTTTAAAGACCAGCATGGGAAACTATGCTGATGAGAGTCTTAATGACAGCACGCTCTCTCACAG ATCTGTAAGGCAGCAGCATAACAGCAGCAGGCAGTCATCATCCAGCCATCAGTCTGCATCAAGGAAATCAGTGACAAATACCTCCTTCCAGAGCCAAAGCAGCTTTAACTCGCAGATCGCTGACACCTCGGTGCTGTCCAGTGTTTTAGATGCATCTGTAATTCGGGAACAGACTGAAGTGAGTTCCATATGGG gTCTTGATGACGAAGAATTGATAAAGG ATGGCAACACTACAGTGATTCAGTCCAATGGAGACTTTAATTCAGCTGAAACACAGACAACAATGGTTAATGGTTATACATGCAGTGACTGCAGCATTGTCTCTCAGAGAAATGATGCCTTGACGGCCCTATCTGCATCTTATTCCTCATCTGGAAAGGTTCATGCAACTTCTGGAACACACACAGCCTGTGGAATGTTACACACAGGCTCTACAATCACAAATGCAGCTTCTGGAAATGTGCATGCAGGCTCTGCAAATGCGCACACTCCATCATCAAGCATGCACACATCATCCACACGAGTGTACTCCAGAGATCGGAGCCAGAAAAATAAATCGA GAGAAATTCCTTTTTACATGCATAAGGCCATGCTGCTGTTTAAAAATACCGCATCATCTCTAGCAACTGTGGTTGTGCGCCTGTTACATATGGTTATGCTGAAGCTTGGTTGTGACCTCAAAG CTCATTTGAATTACTGTGGAAGTGTGAATGTAAGAGACTTTCTAAAAGAGGACGGACTTCTCCGTATAAATGGAAAATCCCTGT GTGATGACTATAACGGGACGAAACACCATGAAATGCGCACCACTATCCACACGCAATCTTCATGGGCTAGAGGGGTGACAGGCACCCTATGGCACACCCTTTATTACACAG GTAGAGCAGCCTCCAGCTTACTTTGGTGGCTGGGAACTGGATGGTATCAACTTGCCACTTTGGTCTCTTTGTTAAATGTTTTTATCCTTACCAG ATGCCTTTCAAAACTGTCTAAATTGTTACTTCTGCTTTTGCCCTTGCTCATTTTGCTTG GTCTTTACTTATGGGGTTCAGATTACATTCTGCTTCCTGCATTCGGCGGTTTAAGAATATTTTCATCCGATGTGCTTGAAGAAACCGCTCACAGCCTCGAGCCTTCTCCAGAAAGCACTACTATATCTAGCCCAGGCACCAAG GAGGAGGGCTTGCCGTATGATACTGACCGAATAAGAGAGCTGGAAAAGCAGTTTGGATTAATGGGTCGTAAGCACAATGGTCACATGGAAGACtacaaaaaattaaatgttttggtCCTGAAAATTCAAGAGCAGGTCCAACAGATGAACGATGAAAGCCATTTGTCATCGATTATTACAAACATGTTTGAGCAGCATTTTGCTAAACACACGGTTGAAAAGAAGGAACCCTCAgtg GATGCGTCCTCTAGCACCGCCAGCAACCATGAAGCCCGTATTGTTCATTTGGAGGCACTCTTTGCAAAGCTATCACAG GCGATTGAGGAAGATAGAAAATTAGCAGAGTCAAGAACCAG CCGTGGCGAAATTCATGATGAAAGTCTCCTCCGAAGACGTATTGAGAGTCTAGAAGAAGAGTTTGAAACCTACAAAGCTGCTTTTACAAACCGACAGACGGCGCAGACAAGCTGCGACCTACCAGACTGCCTTCTGCAAAAG GTGGATGCAAGAGTTAAAGAGTCCATCCATATGATGTTTGCCAGCCAGGAAAATATTCCAGAATCCTTACTGCAATGGCTATCTGCAAATTATGTGAATAAAGGAGATTTCAATAGCAGGCTGCAGGAATTAGAGCTGAAAATTCTCCAAAACATTACACACCATGTCATCCTAACAAAGCAGGTCCCTTCTGCAAAAGTGGTGGAAACTGCCATCACTGGGGCAATAGATGGCATTTCTAAACAG GAAACTCAGGCAATGATAAATAATGCTCTGAGACTCTACTCCCAAGATCGCACTGGCATGGCCGATTTTGCTTTGGAATCTGGAG GTGGCAGTATCCTTGGTACACGTTGTTCTGAGACCTATGGGACAAAAACAGCTTTAatgagcttgtttggaattcctTTGTGGTATTTTTCACAGTCCCCTAGAGTGGTTATACAG CCGGATATGTACCCAGGAAACTGTTGGGCTTTTAAGGGAACCCAAGGATACCTTGTTGTTCGCCTATCAAGGATGATTTACCCAACTGCCTTTTCTATTGAGCACATACCAAAGTCCCTCTCACCATTAGGAAACATAACAAGCGCACCTAAAGACTTTGCAGTTTAT GGCCTAGATGATGAGTACCAGGAAGATGGGCAAGTTTTAATTCGTGCTGTGTATGATCAAGAAGGGGAACCCCTGCAAATATTCCACATAATG GAAGAATATAAAAAACCTTTCCAGATTGTGGAGCTGCGAATCTTCTCTAATTGGGGCCACCAAGACTTTACCTGTCTGTATCGCTTTAGGGCACATGGAACACCTGTACAATAA
- the sun1 gene encoding SUN domain-containing protein 1 isoform X9: protein MDYSHLHTYAPPQCLPDNTGYTYALSSSYSSEALDFETIHKLAPVFDSPRMSRRSLRLKTSMGNYADESLNDSTLSHRSVRQQHNSSRQSSSSHQSASRKSVTNTSFQSQSSFNSQIADTSVLSSVLDASVIREQTEVSSIWGLDDEELIKDGNTTVIQSNGDFNSAETQTTMVNGYTCSDCSIVSQRNDALTALSASYSSSGKVHATSGTHTACGMLHTGSTITNAASGNVHAGSANAHTPSSSMHTSSTRVYSRDRSQKNKSSYLLLQAVRSVGAAGWFVSRKMLSFLWLAIVSPGRAASSLLWWLGTGWYQLATLVSLLNVFILTRCLSKLSKLLLLLLPLLILLGLYLWGSDYILLPAFGGLRIFSSDVLEETAHSLEPSPESTTISSPGTKEEGLPYDTDRIRELEKQFGLMGRKHNGHMEDYKKLNVLVLKIQEQVQQMNDESHLSSIITNMFEQHFAKHTVEKKEPSVDASSSTASNHEARIVHLEALFAKLSQAIEEDRKLAESRTSRGEIHDESLLRRRIESLEEEFETYKAAFTNRQTAQTSCDLPDCLLQKVDARVKESIHMMFASQENIPESLLQWLSANYVNKGDFNSRLQELELKILQNITHHVILTKQVPSAKVVETAITGAIDGISKQETQAMINNALRLYSQDRTGMADFALESGGGSILGTRCSETYGTKTALMSLFGIPLWYFSQSPRVVIQPDMYPGNCWAFKGTQGYLVVRLSRMIYPTAFSIEHIPKSLSPLGNITSAPKDFAVYGLDDEYQEDGQVLIRAVYDQEGEPLQIFHIMEEYKKPFQIVELRIFSNWGHQDFTCLYRFRAHGTPVQ, encoded by the exons ATGGATTATTCCCATCTTCATACCTATGCTCCCCCTCAGTGTCTGCCAGATAACACTGGGTATACCTATGCTCTCAG CTCAAGCTATTCATCAGAAGCCCTCGATTTTGAGACTATTCATAAATTGGCTCCGGTCTTTGATTCTCCAAGAATGTCACGGCGCAGTCTTCGTTTAAAGACCAGCATGGGAAACTATGCTGATGAGAGTCTTAATGACAGCACGCTCTCTCACAG ATCTGTAAGGCAGCAGCATAACAGCAGCAGGCAGTCATCATCCAGCCATCAGTCTGCATCAAGGAAATCAGTGACAAATACCTCCTTCCAGAGCCAAAGCAGCTTTAACTCGCAGATCGCTGACACCTCGGTGCTGTCCAGTGTTTTAGATGCATCTGTAATTCGGGAACAGACTGAAGTGAGTTCCATATGGG gTCTTGATGACGAAGAATTGATAAAGG ATGGCAACACTACAGTGATTCAGTCCAATGGAGACTTTAATTCAGCTGAAACACAGACAACAATGGTTAATGGTTATACATGCAGTGACTGCAGCATTGTCTCTCAGAGAAATGATGCCTTGACGGCCCTATCTGCATCTTATTCCTCATCTGGAAAGGTTCATGCAACTTCTGGAACACACACAGCCTGTGGAATGTTACACACAGGCTCTACAATCACAAATGCAGCTTCTGGAAATGTGCATGCAGGCTCTGCAAATGCGCACACTCCATCATCAAGCATGCACACATCATCCACACGAGTGTACTCCAGAGATCGGAGCCAGAAAAATAAATCGA GCTATTTATTACTACAAGCAGTGCGCAgtgttggagctgcaggatgGTTTGTATCCCGGAAGATGTTGTCGTTTCTTTGGTTGGCCATTGTATCACCAG GTAGAGCAGCCTCCAGCTTACTTTGGTGGCTGGGAACTGGATGGTATCAACTTGCCACTTTGGTCTCTTTGTTAAATGTTTTTATCCTTACCAG ATGCCTTTCAAAACTGTCTAAATTGTTACTTCTGCTTTTGCCCTTGCTCATTTTGCTTG GTCTTTACTTATGGGGTTCAGATTACATTCTGCTTCCTGCATTCGGCGGTTTAAGAATATTTTCATCCGATGTGCTTGAAGAAACCGCTCACAGCCTCGAGCCTTCTCCAGAAAGCACTACTATATCTAGCCCAGGCACCAAG GAGGAGGGCTTGCCGTATGATACTGACCGAATAAGAGAGCTGGAAAAGCAGTTTGGATTAATGGGTCGTAAGCACAATGGTCACATGGAAGACtacaaaaaattaaatgttttggtCCTGAAAATTCAAGAGCAGGTCCAACAGATGAACGATGAAAGCCATTTGTCATCGATTATTACAAACATGTTTGAGCAGCATTTTGCTAAACACACGGTTGAAAAGAAGGAACCCTCAgtg GATGCGTCCTCTAGCACCGCCAGCAACCATGAAGCCCGTATTGTTCATTTGGAGGCACTCTTTGCAAAGCTATCACAG GCGATTGAGGAAGATAGAAAATTAGCAGAGTCAAGAACCAG CCGTGGCGAAATTCATGATGAAAGTCTCCTCCGAAGACGTATTGAGAGTCTAGAAGAAGAGTTTGAAACCTACAAAGCTGCTTTTACAAACCGACAGACGGCGCAGACAAGCTGCGACCTACCAGACTGCCTTCTGCAAAAG GTGGATGCAAGAGTTAAAGAGTCCATCCATATGATGTTTGCCAGCCAGGAAAATATTCCAGAATCCTTACTGCAATGGCTATCTGCAAATTATGTGAATAAAGGAGATTTCAATAGCAGGCTGCAGGAATTAGAGCTGAAAATTCTCCAAAACATTACACACCATGTCATCCTAACAAAGCAGGTCCCTTCTGCAAAAGTGGTGGAAACTGCCATCACTGGGGCAATAGATGGCATTTCTAAACAG GAAACTCAGGCAATGATAAATAATGCTCTGAGACTCTACTCCCAAGATCGCACTGGCATGGCCGATTTTGCTTTGGAATCTGGAG GTGGCAGTATCCTTGGTACACGTTGTTCTGAGACCTATGGGACAAAAACAGCTTTAatgagcttgtttggaattcctTTGTGGTATTTTTCACAGTCCCCTAGAGTGGTTATACAG CCGGATATGTACCCAGGAAACTGTTGGGCTTTTAAGGGAACCCAAGGATACCTTGTTGTTCGCCTATCAAGGATGATTTACCCAACTGCCTTTTCTATTGAGCACATACCAAAGTCCCTCTCACCATTAGGAAACATAACAAGCGCACCTAAAGACTTTGCAGTTTAT GGCCTAGATGATGAGTACCAGGAAGATGGGCAAGTTTTAATTCGTGCTGTGTATGATCAAGAAGGGGAACCCCTGCAAATATTCCACATAATG GAAGAATATAAAAAACCTTTCCAGATTGTGGAGCTGCGAATCTTCTCTAATTGGGGCCACCAAGACTTTACCTGTCTGTATCGCTTTAGGGCACATGGAACACCTGTACAATAA